The stretch of DNA TTATGTATAATATGAGTTAAGAGATATTTGCGATAAAAATtaaaggctaaggggtacatgggtcaataaagtttgggaaacactggtttagaaCTAAGGAAGCCTCTTCGATAAGAGGTGAAATGTCTTCAAGCAAAACTTGAAGTTCAATTGACTGAGAACATTTACAGACATAAAGCAGTTAAAGATCAGATTTAGTATCTACGGGCCCTATTCTccggtctggacttaagcgtttTTTTCCGCGCCTGCAGTTACCAGCCTCTCTCCtgtgcgtattctccggtccagcctcctgacacgcccacaatcgaccaaaagcgcgtagtctgtgaatgaaggagtTCTGAAGCCAAGGAGGAGAACTGGGCCATGATGTAATTTTTtagggctgtctagaaatcacagaacataGAGTTTTCttaacgcttgtaaatgtcattgaaattgtGTGACACACAATAGAAAACTTAGGACTCGAGGTTGAACACCACAATACACGGCAGGTTAATATTTCAGTAGTTTTAAGGTTGAAACCATGGTTCTTTAAAATATCAGTAAAGGAAGGTCAGCATGTTTTAATAGGTTCAGGTAAAACTAGTAGTGATGTGCAACCTAACTTTTCTAATTCACTACATGTAATAGTGATGTGATTACTTGTTTATGCGCTCCCTTTACAGAAAGAAGACGCTCTCGTTCCCTATCCCGGGATCGTGAGCGGAGGCGTAGAGAGAGAGATCGTTCCAGGGAGCGAGATCGGGACAGAGACCGCCGCAGGAGTCGCTCACGGTCGCCTCACAGGAGGCGTTCAAGGTGAGTTCATTTCATGGTGATCTTAGTTAATCCAGATTAAATAGTTTCCTGATCGAGatgttgggggttcgatcccagtctatacatGTCTAtgcgtcaaagtgtccttgggcaagacacgaaaccctaagttgctcccagtggttgaccagtgctcagtcccattggtgtgtgaatgggtgaatgagttgataaagtcaagtgctttgggactacttcagtgtggtcataaaagcgctatataaatcatgtccatttaccatagacattaatatacatttttccACCGATATTGAAAACCCGATATGTGCTGTGGTTTGGGACAACATATTAAGAATGATTGACACATTTTCTGAAAGCAAACTTGAataaatattcttatttttaactgattatgtttatttgtggaatacagccagtggggcatcacattaaaagtagacTGAACCTGTTATTTCCATAGATAGATATGTTATGTGACCTAAAATTGGGTTGTAatgtgtatatatctgtatcggattttttttttttttttgacaatatcGGCAAAAAGAAAATATCATACTTCCCTACAAGAGGTGTGCATAGCCAtaaatctgacgatacgattaatgatttgcatgtcacgatacaatatatcctgatactaaataCTATgatatatatcgcaatatcaataattacacattttaccTTTAGAAGTATAAAATGGAacgaaatacaatttatttcattatttataaaaCTTGCGAGAAGAAGTaaatgtaactaactgtaattaaagtaccaatatcaaaaacaagtgatatGTTTATTAAAccgtcaaattacatttttcttaagagttaaacttttgcttctacaacagattctgattctgttaagttcttaatttctttaaaaaaagtaaccacagaCATCTATAAAAgggattttgacattttttggattgacaTGATAATCATGCAgtgaaatatcacgatatatcgccagATCAACTTTTTCTTCTTACACCCATTAATCTCTAGCCTGAACAATCTGAAACCCTTGGGTTTATtgattctgttgtttttgtttttacacgcAGGTCTCCTGTGAGACGCCATCGCTCTTCTTCATCATCGCCGACGAGGCAAAAGGACGCCAAAGATAAGCCAGCAAAACCTATTCAGATTTCAGGTATTGCATGGGGGATTATTTTACGTAAACCTTGACGGAaatgtattcattattttttatttctggccCTTCATCTATTTTGATGTTGGCGTGATTAAAGGAAGTTGTGTCTTTTTTCAGCGGAGGACATGGAAGGAAAAACCGAGGAGGAGATTGAGATGATGAAAGTGATGGGATTTGGTGCTTTTGACACAACTAAGGTGAGAGATGAGGGTTGTCTTTAGTGCTGTAGCCACAAGGAGGTGCAATTTCAACTTAAAAATGTGCAATAAGTTTGTATTGAATTTATTGATTTGAGCTTGCCCTGCAGCAGCATTCTGCATTAGGTGGATTACATCATACACATGGGATACATTTGTAGAATTGCACATAACGCTCATGGTGAGTCTGTGGAGGACGTGACGCGAAGAAGAactttcattgttttaaaaatgtcttcCTTTGGATTCACAGTTGAGTTCAGCCATTGTTAGTCATCACAgtgctgaatcatgattaaattcAGGTGCAGACCAGAGctgtatagagagagagttgcgacaacggaagtccaaaatgcttgaccgtcacTTGATTCACGTAAGACTGAAATTTGTCCTGGAAGTTAGTGGCGGGCCATTTGAATCTATTAATTCCTAGTGACATAACTaggatttttggtaatttgtcgtcaataactgcattgattgacaatatttatacagtacaccgtcatatgtatgtgtatatacaatatatgtttatgcaATTCCATAAGTAGTTTATTTCCTTAAagtaaatttgtattaatgattagtgtaaacagttaacttacctgcttttttgacgtagttaaggtcaacattaatttggttaaagactgtgttaatatgtattatatacagtatgtattgctttgaatttttttctaaatacatACTGGAGGTTGCAGGGGAAACGCAGTGTTTCCATGTTAACTTGTGACCGCGTTTACCTGAATTTACACACGGGGAAGCTAtctccatgattatttttgttcacAAATGACTCTTAAgaacctttttttaaaccatctGTGGAGACAGACTTCAGCGTGGTGCCTTCACTGTCCACAACTACGACTTTGTTTCGGTTCAACTGGCGACCTACTTccgacagtaaaaaaaaaaaacttctgacAGTCTCGCAACATACCACAGGTTACATCTGGTCACAGGTAGTGTATAGACAAGAATAAAATACAAGTCACTGTAGAGTGAATAACACGTATATGTGACTAAACATGATTATGAGATGTGATTTCATTGTTCATACATCGACTTGAATGTGTCGGTGTTAAAAGTTAAGCAAGTGAATTGACACGAACACACTTGAACATCATGCAGAAGATGTCTTCCACATAGAGATTTATGCTGCACACTTTCATTGACCTCCTATTATGTGTCCCACGAGTGTCTAACATCTTATAAATTCAGCTATCCCATCACAGGTTAATCACAGCGCACGTTTGTAAGGTATTCAGCCAAACAGACGCTATGAGCTCATATTAACTTGTGACCGAATTATTGTAAATCCACACAAATATAGTGATGTTGTGAGAAgagttatactgtatatatatatatatttatttattttaacggAACGAAGCATTATTTCTCGTCAATGTcaactggtgacccacttctGACGGTCGCACCATCCCACAGTTTACAGTTGCTCACAGGTAgcctggaaaataaaaaatataaacctatttattttaaatacattaaacagtAAATTTAACAGCTGGCTAAACACGATTATGGGGTGCATTATATACTTCTGTATCATATATTATTTTCAACTTGAATTTAAAGTTATGTGGGACACAATAGAAGGTGCAGAGCGGCACACAGCAGTGGTGGCTTGAACAGCTGTCGTATTACACATAAGGGGAGACACAAAtagtaaaacaatacaacaacaactaaaagacgtgataataaaaggtaaatattaaCTAAACCGAGGGTCGAGGTCGTTATAGCACAGCACAGTAGTAGCGTTCAGTGATCGCCGGAAGTAAACAGCTTTCCTGACACTTAAGCGGAAATGACATCATGTTCCTGCGTGCGTAGAGCCCATTGAACTGGAAAACAAAGCGCACAGTCATGATGATTGCCAGTAGCTGAATGTGTATCATTGTGAATCAGCAGCAGGCAGTGTGAAAGGAGTCGTTGAGTTTGTTAATAAGAAGTTGCTCATATTGATTGAGAATCAAGACTACAGTCATTGATGTTCCCTTTAAGTTGATTAAACTCCTCACTTTGATGAAGGATAAACTAtttaagtttttaaatgaaCGAGGACTACTATTGACGTTTAGTTTAACGGCACTTGTGTCGTTTTATATGCATTTAATCAATACACGTAGACTTCAAAGTGATACTGAcactatttatcatttatttcccGCAGTAACACACTGTATCATTGTAAACAAACAAGCAGATAACAGATTTGAGCGatcattgttgttgttctgttccAGGGGAAGAAAAGGGATGGATCTGTAAATGCATCCGCCACCAATGTGAGCATGAAGAGAAAATACAGGTATTTtattctgttgtattttttctttatttaattaatgtgTAGTTACTaatagctgttttttttttttactttttacttttttgctaTTGATGCTGTTAaaatttcctgttttttggagtttctTCAACATCCAAATTTCCCTCATTGGGGGATCAATAAAATTTAACCTTATCTCTGGCTTTTTCTACCAAAGGTTTCCTAACGCACTGATCAGTggattgagtttgtagtgtatagtacggagtgtgtaATTTTTAACACAGCCTTACTCTGGCCACCCACAAGTGTTGAAATTCAGAGATCATCAGTGGTCACTTTCCATGCTACTGGTTataatgttatggctgatcATCAGTGTAAACAAGTAGCTTATCATTGCTGCTCCGTACCACACTCCTATCATTTAATACACTTTTCCTAAAGTTCTTTCTTCCTCTCCATCTGTCAATCACGCTACTGAGTGGCAGGGTATTTTCAACCTTTCCCCCCACCCCTTCCCCCTCCGCCCCACCCACCCCCCTTTTCCTTAAGTGAGCACTGTTAAAGTAGCCAATCACCTCTGCAGGTGTTTCTATGCTGAGATCCGAGTTCTCCCATTGGTGCCTGGTGATGTAATGCACAAGTGTTGCGAGGGTAACAGTGATGTAATGTTTtcttatatatgtattttttttcccaggcaATACATGAATAGAAAAGGAGGATTCAATAGACCTTTGGACTTCATCGCCTGAATCACTGACAAGTTTCTGCCAGTTctccttttgttgttgtagacGATGACGTGTTTCtccctttttttctctctcagtgATGTAACAATGCTGTATATACATTTGATTGGTGTAAATGTATAGAGTTTGCACATGTTacattgttttgattttatttttgaataaactTGCTGTTTGAAATGTGACTGTGGCTCTTTATTTAGACAAGTTTATATCAGCAGTTACATTTTAACAGTGCCTCTGATGACATCAGGATAGAATCACTGACTCACTGAAGAGGACTGGCTCTCTTTACTTCCTCCTATTTTGAGTGGGACCTGAGGATTTGGTACATTTTGTTCTCACAGTGAATCTATTTAACTACAGTTGAGAATGTAAAGTTGTAATCttaaacttttgcttttttaaactTCGCTGCTCCTGCATTCCTGCATGTATCACCCCATCGGTCAGTTCTGTAGAAGTCTTAATAAGGGCTTAtaataaacatgtagcagttttacagtgtgtgaatgtgattgATAAATGACTGGACCAGTTCTTCATCAGTGCAGCACTAAAAGGGAGAGAATTAGTCAAGTCCAGTGTTTTCCAAACGTGTTTTTACATgtgcttttcatttttattgcattttttccaGAAATCTCAGCAGGCTATTTTTTAACTATCCTGTATATGATGAATTTAAGCTATTTTCTGACATGTTGTCACTAGTGATCGATCTGCATCATGATTCCAGATATCACAGCACATATTTAGAGGTCTAGCCCAGTCATTTTCCCCCAGAAAGACGTGAACACGTTGCTGGGTACACAAGGGAACATTTAACAACTCACTTCCATGATAATTTCACACGTCAGTATTTAGAGGTGCTTCTTCTTCCAAAAGATATGAAAATTTTCCACTACATCAGTAATAAACATGTCAATTAAATTTTCCATTTTAACATCAAATGGAATGATTACTTAACCTATAACGGTAAAAACATCTGAATTACACAAATGATGGCTCTAGTAGAAgctaaaaatttaaatagaacCAAATGTTCTATTTGGAAATGCCCGGTGTGTCTGTtggcttgttaaaaaaaacacctctaGGAGTCATCTGAGGTAACCCAAATCTGTATCTGTAGCacggatgtttttttttttttttttttgtaaatttaacATGTATTAAAATAACAGTTCTCTGACTGGCATGAAGGTGAATGACATTTTCAGTTAAGCATAAATGTTTTTACCTAATAAGATACATttaaacagtcatttttaaccGAGTTTATAGATCCTGATTTCCCCACAGAAATCCCAAATGCGCATGCGTGAAGATCTATTATGTGATAGGGTGAGCATGTGACTAATCGCACGAGAACATGTGAATCTGACCAATTATTGTGCGACAAAATAAGGCAAACAAATCCACGGCAGCCAATCAGTGAGACACACCGTGAGGCAGCATGGCAGAGGGGCGGGTCTACTGTTTCAGTAGACAGTCTTGCATAAAGCTTGTGGGCATTGAAACCAATAGTTAAAGGGCTCATAACAATTCCAACGATGACGTAATTGGAGAGTACTTGGTGAAACTGGCGCCATTTTGGGGTTATTTAAGGGCTTTCGGGGTGTTCTAGCAAACGGCAAGCTGAGCCAAAATGGCGGAATAAGCGTCCCAGTAACTGTTCAATGTAGCATATCGTGATGATTGACGGTTTCACTAGCCAATAGGAGCTTGGTTTGTTGTGTCCAGTAGCCAATCGTCGCCCAGCACATAGGAGCTTTGTGGTGGAGTGTACAGTAGTTCGGATCAACAAGACTCTGTTTAGAAAGCAGTTTGACAAACAGTCACTGTGAGCGTTCGGAGCGAGACGTAAGCATCGAATAACCAGCACAAAACTATTCAGGCACAAAGTCCAAAACCGATAAGGTTGGATTTAATTGTCTGTTTTACTTCCAGGCTGCTACCTGTGCTGGTTTTATAGCAATTTTGCATCCGATGAGTGTCTGATAACTGTGCAAGTCTTTTATCTTACAGAACCTTTTCACGGGTGTTTTCATCGTTTTTCATTAACAATaagacatttttgttgttgccaaAATCAGCACTCGTGtcataatttatatatttttttagttaaaggaCGTATTTTCATCGTTGACCTACAACACAACGAGCAAACACCTCATTTAATTACCAGAGATATCTGGTGCTGCGTTCAAAGacctttaacttttaaaataccTCCACTGATAAGGCTGCAGGAGTGATTCCTGAATCATCGCCTTTTCGCACCATCGCCGAagccttttttgttgttttttttggacaGAGCAGCCGCACCAGGTCGTGTGCAATCACGGAGTTTCCCTCATCGGATTGTTTTAATATCGTTGTTATTTGTTGAAAATGGCGGCGATCACAATGGTGCAGTTGTTGATCGAAGCGGCTGAGTACCTGGATCGCAAGGAACGAGGTAAAGCatgattatatttattttgtacattttaaagtgaTTATGCATGTCTTAAATCATCCCACACATAACAAATGGACGTTCACCTGCATATGTAGCCATGCATCATCaaattaaatctatttttaccCTGCTCCTGCCCTTTatattaatttttcattttatagtAATTGGACCTTGCATCGGTAATATTAACACTGGCGATTTATACGCGCTGCAGCAGCCTAAATCTCACATCAGGAGACTAAATAACATTTTTGACACATAATGCATACGTGCAAAATGTGCATTTGCACGCCTACTATTCATAATAACAGATGCATATGTGGTAAATGCAGTCAGATGTGCAGGAGACGTTGTTTCCGTGGAGGCCCCTCCTTTCTCGGTGTTGTGGTTTGCTATTGGGGTTTATTTCAGTTCAAGATGACATCATTGTCCAGGCTGAGGAGAGAGAACACTGTATGAAGGTGCTGCAAGAAGAAGAAGTCCACGCTTTCCATGTATTCACAGGAAAtgcaaccacaaaaaaaaaaaaaaaaaccacaaacaaaactGAAGTGTCTCCTCAAGCAATTTCTGATCATATGACTGATTTCTAACCCCCTTGGCGTTGGGAgaaaacagggaaaaaaaaataaaaaaatgaccacTGGGTTATTGTTCATTTGCTTGCAGGAGCTGAGCACTGCTATGCCTCCATGCCACCCCTCATCAGCAGTCAGGAGAGGGACAGCTTGAAAAGGAAAAGCAaaagcaagaaaaacacaagtaGCAGGTAAATGCCTCTCAGCTTCCTGTGGCCAAAGCCTAACACACGTGTTctggttttttcttcttctttttttttcttgctgtgACACAAGCTGCCCATCACATCACAAAGTATCATTTCCCTTCCCCCACTGCAGGGTTTAACCAGTGTTGTTTAGTTGTGTGTTATCGTCAAATATCATGCCTGTGATTTATCCCATTCATGTGCTGCTATTAAATCACATTACGAGCAATCACAACTGTTAAAGGTAAAGGCAAAATCTACCCATGTTTCATGTCCTTTTTCAATGAGTAGTATATATTATGTCTCATTTTAGGTTTATAGTTCTGTGTACAAAATTAGGGGTGATAAATCATCAAAATTCTGACAGTTACTTTGTTTACAACACTGCCATGGTGTATGCATGGTCCATATTAGGTATTTGGCACACAGTGAGTAAACTGGCTCTGATACCATCTAATCCTGATGtcattatttgatttaaaatcacaatataaatgtatttactgcCATTCCTCGCTGATCCTTTGCTGTCCATTCAGAGCGCCGAGTTCTAAGAGCAAGTTGGGTTTAAAATGCCGTTTTACCTTTTGCCTTATGTCCTTATTTGAACAACCACTTGCTGAAGCGAACCATGTCAATCAAGGTGACTGCAGAGACATTTCAGTGAGGAGGGCACGTCCTGGCAGCACctgtcagctgctgctgctgcagctgcatTGAGTCTGCATTCTGAAAATGATAAATCAGTAATACGAGGACAGATTTATGCTGTGTTTCCACACACCCTCAGTTCTATGTTCTCTCTGTGATTAGATAGTAGTTTTGCAGGGCGAGGAACCAGTACACACCGTCCCCTGTTTAAGTGGTGGATTGGAGTCCGTACAAAATGTTCAGATGTGGAGTCGTCCTCAGTGGGAATGCCTCAGCGAAAAAAAAGATCACGGTTTACTGTCACACTTTGTTCTTAATGATTTCATGTTTCAGTCAACCTGATCACACATAAGGGTTCATATTATTACTGTAACTTTACTGTGGGGTAAATAATCACGTAACATACATTTCATTACGTAGgtcacttgtgtcaaactcaaatatgGTCCTGATTAGAAACGATATGAAGTGTGttgtaaattacaaactaattcagttgtagatacagTATCTCAGCCCCTCCTAATACAAAAATTCCATTAAAATCAACATTATTTACAGAGTTCAGTTTTCCAGTTGTTATgttacatgatggcagtcatttgtgactacattttttttcaaaatcttgcAATTGTCCTCACAACATTCCACAAATTT from Gouania willdenowi chromosome 9, fGouWil2.1, whole genome shotgun sequence encodes:
- the snrnp27 gene encoding U4/U6.U5 small nuclear ribonucleoprotein 27 kDa protein codes for the protein MGRSRSRTPPRRERRRSRSLSRDRERRRRERDRSRERDRDRDRRRSRSRSPHRRRSRSPVRRHRSSSSSPTRQKDAKDKPAKPIQISAEDMEGKTEEEIEMMKVMGFGAFDTTKGKKRDGSVNASATNVSMKRKYRQYMNRKGGFNRPLDFIA